The Eublepharis macularius isolate TG4126 chromosome 8, MPM_Emac_v1.0, whole genome shotgun sequence genome contains a region encoding:
- the CTXN3 gene encoding cortexin-3 produces the protein MMKRQTLWDYSFHLSWRMDGEPFTSTFYSGNIPSETGMTLEQKTTFVFVILLFIFLGILIVRCFRILLDPYRSMPTSTWADGLDGLEKGQFDYALA, from the coding sequence ATGATGAAAAGACAAACATTGTGGGATTACTCCTTTCATCTTTCTTGGAGAATGGATGGAGAGCCCTTCACTTCCACCTTCTATTCTGGGAATATTCCCTCCGAAACTGGCATGACACTGGAACAGAAGACTACCTTTgtctttgtgattttattgttcatTTTCCTAGGAATCCTCATTGTTCGATGTTTCCGAATTCTCTTAGATCCATACAGAAGTATGCCAACCTCAACCTGGGCTGATGGACTTGATGGACTAGAGAAAGGCCAATTTGATTATGCTCTTGCTTAG